One genomic region from Entelurus aequoreus isolate RoL-2023_Sb linkage group LG14, RoL_Eaeq_v1.1, whole genome shotgun sequence encodes:
- the acin1a gene encoding apoptotic chromatin condensation inducer in the nucleus isoform X1 gives MADLEDVTLDGKPLQSLRVADLKAALEERGLSKSGHKNALVKRLKGALMLENLQKTSTAQVGLQPNSQIGEEMSQNSFIKQYLAKQQELLRQRLEREAREASETNEQEDHIEVNNSTLSPAQAQDATQASDLQKSPRPSDGDSPFAAVNEGGANSNQEAHMSPSPASGSVPGGDHQPDKRAAASDFLADSDDDDSEDGDDDGDDEDWDSNIRRRTPRQPARGPSTRERCGASCQPQQQHIPSLLSPQLRQPTPPPSPPPELSFPLPDTPKQSPPSPDVAPARRSPSSSSSGSSSSDSRSSSPEPHRGGHVERKPGPLTLLARKMESEGAFSGASWHGGNGEGGRKDSISPLATSFSGTEHTGGLTSANTHTDSMPGSTEPGILNQSIGGAHSAQSPVSGLKASAVKERDSELEALELERARLRTQEEEQAKEEERKRALEKEEEEKALLLEKKLALEKERQEREEALAKEQEEARERALELERQRALERERLQQKEKEKKEREMEKARVKALERERVEREKALEKERLEREKALEAERKEKERLEKEKLLEQERLERERLEKERIEKEKALERERLEREEALERERLEREKALELERLEQERLEKEKALEQERLEKEKALERERLEKEKALEQERLEKEKALEQERLEKEREKALEQERLEKERAKALEQERLEKERAKALEQERLEKERAKALEQERLEKERAKALEQERLEKEREKALEQERLEREKALEQERLEKERQKALEQERLEKEREKALEQERLEKERVKALEQERLEREKALEQERLEKERLEKEREKALEQERLEREKALEQERLEKEREKALEQERLEKERAKALEQERLEKEREKALEQERLEREKALEQERLEKEREKALEQERLEKEREKALEQERLEREKALELERLEKEKALELERLEKEKALEKERLEREKALEQKRLEKERAKALEQERLEKEREKALEQERLEREKALQQKRLEKEREKALEKERLEKEKALELERLERGRALEQERLERERTLEQERLERERVLKQEQLEKEKALELERLERERALEQKRLERERTEQERLERERVLKQEQLEKEEALAREKALEQERLEKEKALECQRLEREKSLEQERLEQERKERVRIQTLASDKAEEQRRLAFEAGGNKNSGLDSSLDNVRTEEAITVGRVCEEDSLKKKITKELDTEVPPSKCGRELGLTPPTAPLSTGPGQKTEAGDQEDANAPMSPTSLSSSKSSFRKFRFSRDSPMRPPSSTPSVVLKRPRTFSDTPPVSSSPGQQKEGHQTSAVPNVGAKPLRPVGSQSEEVPDVNKNSSKESFSSQVSKDIAKDASVMQEESATEKAKDAGKRDKGPSKPADATQWQERDGKRENKKNRKRSSSDSSSSDSDSGSSSSRSSSSSSSSPEKSSISRSRRGKKPEGSVTAVPQDDSIKEISKPSPYKTSTADNGASQAKKPFLESTPREERKRNASEGLEEKDEQRKGIDSAMADSEKVPETSEETPKAFTARKISIGNSKTSPGRGSTDTDPESGTGRKRRWGSSTVVTVKKPSISITTDSLKSLIPDIKPCTGLDAVVDLYPEEVVLSGAEEEDPERSEQDLQIRRTVTQDISLSKPKVVPSDSQENGQREAKRSRCEEVEVNDVQGDATHEDKTSVPEIMGNQSPPQPSQDVELSAVTTGETLIRRSISQQKTGVSITIDDPVRTNRQPSPPRGKVSNIVHVNNLVRPFTLGQLKELLGRTGTLLEQGFWIDKIKSHCYVTYSSSEEAVATREALHGVKWPQSNPKVLNVDFCQQDELDFHKALGTADKPAAEEQWLGSTRCLATGLPSLLPGRDQWAEREREMERREKARAQREWDRDKVREFGKGDDKEAGPRRSRSREKRRKERAKSKEKKTEKKEKAAEEPPAKLLDDLFRKTKAAPCIYWLPLTDQQSVAREAARAERMKEREKRMKQQQEEKEKKREEERKERIKGGGGVAAGERSEGEKDKERERDRGKERERENDKRRDGCRRPGASGESAGRRSRSRSDPRDRRR, from the exons GCTCTCATGCTGGAGAATCTGCAGAAGACCTCCACTGCTCAGGTTGGACTGCAACCAAACTCTCAG ATTGGTGAGGAAATGAGCCAAAATAGCTTCATCAAGCAGTATCTAGCTAAACAGCAGGAGCTTTTGAGGCAGCGGCTCGAGAGAGAGGCTCGTGAAGCCTCTGAAACTAACG AGCAAGAGGACCACATAGAAGTAAATAACAGCACCCTAAGCCCTGCTCAAGCCCAG GATGCAACCCAAGCCTCTGACCTTCAGAAGTCACCACGCCCTTCTGACGGAGACAGCCCTTTTGCCGCAGTAAATGAGGGAGGAGCTAACAGCAACCAGGAAGCTCACATGTCTCCTTCTCCTGCATCTGGCTCAGTCCCCGGCGGTGACCACCAGCCAGACAAGAGGGCTGCGGCCAGCGACTTCTTGGCCGACAGTGACGATGACGACAGTGAGGATGGCGACGACGACGGTGACGACGAAGACTGGGACAGCAACATCCGAAGGAGAACGCCGAGACAGCCGGCCAGAGGGCCCTCAACTCGGGAGAGGTGTGGAGCATCTTGTCAGCCTCAGCAGCAGCACATCCCCTCCCTTTTGTCTCCTCAACTCCGTCAGCCAACCCCTCCCCCGTCCCCACCTCCAGAGTTGTCATTCCCCTTACCCGACACCCCCAAACAGAGCCCGCCGAGTCCGGATGTAGCCCCAGCGAGGCGCTCGCCCAGCAGCTCCAGCTCTGGCTCCTCAAGCAGCGATAGCCGCAGTAGCAGTCCAGAACCACACCGAGGTGGACACGTGGAGCGCAAACCTGGTCCGTTAACCCTTCTGGCACGTAAAATGGAATCGGAGGGCGCTTTCTCTGGAGCCAGTTGGCACGGTGGAAATGGGGAAGGTGGCAGGAAGGACAGCATTTCACCATTGGCCACATCATTTTCTGGCACAGAGCACACTGGAGGTCTCACATCTGCCAACACTCACACGGACTCTATGCCTGGTTCTACGGAACCAGGCATCCTCAACCAGAGCATTGGCGGAGCCCATTCAGCCCAAAGTCCTGTGAGTGGGCTCAAGGCTTCCGCAGTGAAAGAGCGGGATTCTGAACTAGAGGCTCTTGAGTTGGAAAGAGCGAGGTTAAGAACACAAGAGGAAGAGCAAGCAAAAGAGGAAGAGCGAAAGAGAGCTCTtgaaaaagaggaagaagaaaaagcTTTGCTGTTGGAGAAAAAACTTGCATTGGAAAAGGAGAGGCAGGAGAGAGAAGAAGCTTTGGCCAAAGAGCAGGAAGAGGCCAGAGAGAGAGCTCTAGAGCTGGAGAGGCAAAGGGCCTTGGAGCGAGAACGTCTCCAGCAGAAGGAGAaggaaaagaaagagagagaaatgGAGAAGGCAAGAGTCAAGGCCTTGGAACGGGAACGAGTGGAACGAGAAAAGGCTCTTGAGAAAGAAAGGTTAGAAAGAGAAAAAGCTTTGGAAGCGGAAAGGAAAGAAAAGGAGCGGCTTGAGAAAGAGAAACTATTGGAGCAGGAACGGTTGGAAAGGGAGAGACTAGAGAAAGAGCGAATAGAAAAGGAAAAAGCCTTGGAGAGAGAGAGACTCGAGAGGGAGGAAGcgttagagagagagagactcgAGAGGGAGAAAGCCCTCGAGCTTGAGCGGTTAGAGCAAGAGCGTCTAGAAAAAGAGAAAGCCTTAGAGCAAGAGCGACTAGAAAAAGAGAAAGCCTTAGAGCGAGAGCGACTAGAAAAAGAGAAAGCCTTAGAGCAAGAGCGACTAGAAAAAGAGAAAGCCTTAGAGCAAGAGCGACTAGAAAAAGAGAGGGAGAAAGCTTTAGAGCAAGAGCGACTAGAAAAAGAGAGGGCGAAAGCATTAGAGCAAGAGCGACTAGAAAAAGAGAGGGCGAAAGCATTAGAACAAGAGCGACTAGAAAAAGAGAGGGCGAAAGCATTAGAACAAGAGCGACTAGAAAAAGAGAGGGCGAAAGCATTAGAACAAGAGCGACTAGAAAAAGAGAGGGAGAAAGCCTTAGAGCAAGAGCGACTGGAGAGGGAGAAAGCCTTAGAGCAAGAGCGACTAGAAAAAGAGAGACAGAAAGCATTAGAGCAAGAGCGACTAGAAAAAGAGAGGGAGAAAGCATTAGAGCAAGAGCGATTAGAAAAAGAGAGGGTGAAAGCATTAGAGCAAGAGCGACTAGAGAGGGAGAAAGCTTTAGAGCAAGAGCGATTAGAAAAAGAGCGACTAGAAAAAGAGAGGGAGAAAGCCTTAGAGCAAGAGCGACTTGAGAGGGAGAAAGCCTTAGAGCAAGAGCGACTAGAAAAAGAGAGGGAGAAAGCATTAGAGCAAGAGCGACTAGAAAAAGAGAGGGCGAAAGCCTTAGAGCAAGAGCGACTAGAAAAAGAGAGGGAGAAAGCTTTAGAGCAAGAGCGACTAGAGAGGGAGAAAGCCTTAGAGCAAGAGCGACTAGAAAAAGAGAGGGAGAAAGCATTAGAGCAAGAGCGACTAGAAAAAGAGAGGGAGAAAGCCTTAGAGCAAGAGCGACTAGAGAGGGAGAAAGCCTTAGAGCTAGAGCGACTAGAAAAAGAGAAAGCCTTAGAACTTGAGCGACtagaaaaagaaaaagccttaGAGAAAGAGCGATTAGAGAGGGAGAAAGCTTTAGAGCAAAAGCGACTAGAAAAAGAGAGGGCGAAAGCCTTAGAGCAAGAGCGACTAGAGAAAGAGAGGGAGAAAGCTTTAGAGCAAGAGCGACTAGAGAGGGAGAAAGCTTTACAGCAAAAGCGACTAGAAAAAGAGAGGGAGAAAGCTTTAGAAAAAGAGCGACTGGAAAAAGAGAAAGCCTTAGAGCTTGAACGACTAGAACGGGGGAGAGCCTTAGAGCAAGAGCGACTAGAGAGGGAGAGGACATTAGAGCAGGAGAGACTAGAGAGGGAGAGAGTCTTAAAGCAAGAGCAACTAGAAAAAGAGAAAGCCTTAGAGCTTGAACGACTAGAACGGGAGAGAGCCTTAGAGCAAAAGCGACTAGAGAGGGAGAGGACAGAGCAGGAGAGACTAGAGAGGGAGAGAGTCTTAAAGCAAGAGCAACTAGAAAAAGAGGAAGCCTTAGCGCGCGAGAAAGCCTTAGAACAAGAACGACTAGAAAAAGAGAAAGCCTTAGAGTGTCAGCGACTGGAGAGGGAGAAATCTTTAGAGCAGGAGCGACTAGAACAAGAAAGAAAAGAGCGAGTGAGAATTCAGACGTTAGCGAGCGACAAAGCAGAAGAGCAGAGGAGGTTAGCGTTTGAGGCCGGGGGAAATAAAAACTCAGGGCTAGATTCTAGTCTTGATAACGTGAGGACAGAGGAGGCCATAACAGTGGGAAGGGTTTGTGAAGAGGATAGTTTGAAGAAGAAAATAACCAAAGAGTTAGACACTGAAGTCCCTCCATCTAAATGTGGCAGAGAGCTTGGTCTTACCCCTCCCACTGCTCCCCTTTCCACAGGACCAGGTCAAAAAACAGAGGCAGGGGACCAGGAAGATGCCAATGCTCCAATGTCACCAACGTCACTGTCATCTTCCAAGTCATCGTTCAGGAAGTTCCGGTTCTCAAGGGACTCTCCAATGCGACCCCCGTCTTCTACCCCTTCCGTGGTTCTCAAGCGTCCCCGTACCTTCTCTGATACCCCCCCTGTCTCCTCCAGTCCTGGACAACAGAAGGAAGGACATCAAACGTCTGCTGTACCGAATGTTGGTGCCAAACCACTGCGTCCAGTAGGCAGCCAGTCTGAGGAAGTCCCTGATGTAAACAAGAACAGTTCCAAAGAAAGTTTCTCAAGTCAGGTATCAAAGGACATTGCTAAGGACGCTTCCGTGATGCAGGAGGAATCAGCCACAGAGAAAGCAAAAGATGCTGGTAAAAGGGACAAAGGTCCTTCAAAGCCAGCCGATGCTACACAGTGGCAGGAAAGAGATGGAAAGAGGGAGAACAAGAAAAACAGAAAACGTTCATCCTCTGACTCCTCCTCTTCTGACTCGGATTCTGGGTCGTCGTCATCTCGGTCTTcttcctcatcctcctcatcTCCTGAGAAATCATCCATTTCAAGAAGTAGAAGG GGGAAAAAACCTGAAGGAAGTGTGACTGCTGTGCCTCAAGATGATAGTATAAAAGAAATCTCAAAGCCCTCCCCTTACAAGACTAGCACAGCTGATAATGGAGCTAGTCAGGCCAAG AAACCATTCCTTGAATCGACACCCAGAGAAGAGAGGAAGAGGAACGCCAGCGAAGGATTGGAGGAAAAAGACGAACAAAG GAAGGGGATTGACTCTGCAATGGCAGATTCAGAAAAGGTTCCAGAGACCAGCGAGGAG ACACCCAAAGCCTTCACAGCTCGGAAGATCTCTATTGGCA ACAGCAAGACTTCTCCAGGTAGAGGCAGCACAGACACCGATCCAGAGTCTGGGACTGGTCGCAAGAGAAGGTGGGGTTCCAGCACCGTGGTCACGGTGAAGAAACCTTCCATTAGCATCACCACGGACTCATTGAAG TCTTTGATCCCAGACATCAAGCCATGTACAGGCCTGGATGCTGTGGTAGACCTGTATCCTGAGGAGGTTGTCCTGTCTGGCGCCGAAGAAGAAGATCCAGAGCGCTCGGAGCAGGACCTTCAGATCAGACGCACTGTCACACAA GACATTTCTTTGTCAAAACCGAAGGTGGTGCCATCCGACAGCCAAGAAAATGGACAAAGGGAGGCAAAGAGGAGCAGATGTGAAGAGGTGGAGGTTAATGACGTACAGGGAGACGCAACTCATGAAGACAAAACCTCGGTTCCTGAAATCATGGGGAATCAATCACCACCCCAACCCAGCCAAGATGTAGAACTCAGCGCTG TGACCACGGGCGAAACCCTGATCCGGCGCTCTATCAGCCAGCAGAAAACGGGTGTTTCCATCACCATTGACGACCCTGTACGCACAAACCGACAGCCTTCTCCTCCACGCGGCAAAGTTTCCAACATCGTTCATGTCAACAACCTG GTGAGGCCGTTCACGCTGGGCCAGCTGAAGGAACTGCTGGGCAGAACTGGCACGTTGTTGGAGCAGGGCTTCTGGATCGACAAGATCAAGTCCCACTGTTACGTCACT TACTCCAGCTCAGAGGAGGCGGTCGCCACGCGGGAAGCTCTTCACGGCGTCAAGTGGCCTCAGAGCAACCCGAAAGTTCTCAACGTCGACTTCTGCCAGCAGGATGAG CTGGACTTCCACAAAGCCCTGGGCACGGCGGACAAGCCCGCCGCCGAGGAGCAGTGGCTCGGTTCCACCCGTTGCCTAGCGACCGGCCTGCCGTCCCTCCTCCCTGGCCGAGACCAGTGGGCGGAGCGGGAGCGGGAAATGGAGCGGCGGGAGAAGGCCCGAGCGCAGCGGGAGTGGGACCGCGACAAGGTCCGGGAGTTTGGGAAGGGAGACGACAAGGAGGCGGGGCCCCGGAGGTCGCGCTCGAGAGAGAAGCGACGCAAGGAGCGCGCCAAGAGCAAGGAGAAGAAGACTGAGAAGAAAG AGAAAGCAGCTGAGGAACCTCCGGCGAAGCTTCTGGATGACCTGTTTAGGAAAACTAAAGCGGCTCCTTGCATTTACTGGCTGCCACTGACCGACCAGCAG TCCGTGGCGAGGGAAGCTGCCAGGGCCGAGCGCATGAAGGAGCGGGAGAAACGGATGAAGCAGCagcaggaggagaaggagaagaaaaggGAGGAAGAGCGCAAGGAGAGAATTAAAGGCGGCGGCGGCGTGGCGGCGGGAGAACGGAGCGAGGGCGAGAAGGACAAAGAGAGAGAGCGGGACAGAGGTAAAGAGAGGGAGCGGGAGAACGACAAACGCAGGGATGGCTGCCGCAGGCCGGGGGCGAGCGGGGAGAGCGCCGGCAGACGCTCTCGGAGTCGCAGCGACCCGCGGGATAGGCGGCGCTAG